DNA from Thiomicrorhabdus sp. Kp2:
CCCGCCGACACTGTAACTACGGCCCAATTAACCCAATAGATGCGCATAAACTCTTTTTACGCCACGCCTTAGTTGAGGGTGAGTTGTTTACCAATGCCAAATTTTTTGTACATAACCAAGCCCTAATTCAAAAGGTTGAAAAGCTCGAGCATAAGTTACGTCGTCCAGACTTTTTGGTGGATGAAGAGGTGCTTTATCAGTTTTACGATGAGCGCATTCCCAAACATATTTACAGTAAGCCCGCCTTTGAAAAGTGGGTGAAAAAAACTGAAAAAGAGTCACCTAAAAAACTCGAAGCCCTGTTTTTAACCGAACAAGATTTAATGAAGCAGTCGGCAAGTGATTCTTTATTGCTTGATTTTCCTGACCAGGTGCATTTAAGCAATCAAATGTCATTAGAGGTCGATTACCATTTTGAACCAGGTAAAAAACGTGATGGCTTAATTTATCATTTACCCTTGTCGGGTTTAAACAGTGTGCAGTCAGAAGACTTTGAATGGTTAACACCAGGCCTGTTAAAAGAGAAAACAGCCTTTTACATTAAGTCACTACCTAAATCTTTGCGTAAACAGTTTATTCCTGCGCCGCAATATGCCGATTTGGTTTTGACAGAAATGAGTCCCGATAAAATATTGAGTGGTTCTAAAAAAGAGCCGTATTTAAATCAATTGGTTTGGGCGTTAAATCGACGTGCTAACGTAAAGGTCTCGCTCAATGATTTAAGTGATGTAGTCTTGCCAGAGCATTTAAAACCCTATTTTGTGCTTGAGGATGATAAAGGTCGTAAGCTCGCAGAAAATAGCCGTTTATTGGCGTTAAAAGAAGAATACCAACATTTAGTGGATGCTAAAATTCAAAAACATCAAGCTCAAAAACAGGCTGAAGACATCGTTATTACTGAATGGGTTTTTGGCGATTTAGCGGATAGCCAAACCATTAAAAGCCAAGGCAAAGAGATGTTGGCTTACCCAGCGTTGCAATTGCAAAACAGCCAGATTGTATTAGGCTTAATGGGCGAGCAACAAGCAGCCATGGAACAACATGGCCAAGCGGTTATCGTTTTAATTGAGCGGTTATTGTCAGATAAAAGCAAGTATTTGCAAAAGAAGCTGCCTATGCAAAAAGCCTGTTTATGTTACGCGCCTTATGGGACTTGCCAAGATTTAACCCAGCAAGTGATTGACCGAGCGTTGCATGAGCTAGTGCCTTATCCTGAAAAACTCCGTACTCAGAACGAATTTGAAAAAGTTTTGAATAAAGTGCAATCTAACTGGATTGATGTGGCTCAACGTATTGCCAAACAGGTTAATACGATTTTTACCCTGCATCAGCAAGTCGCTAAACAGGTTAGGGGGAGGGTAAATCCCCGTTGGCTGGCGTCAGTATCCGATATTCAACATCAGTTAGACGAGTTAATCTCAAAAGACTTTGTGCGAAATACCCCCGATTTTTGGTTTAAACAGATTGAGCGTTATTTAAAAGCGTTACAAATGCGTTTAGAGAAACTTGATTTGGATCCCAATAAAGATCAAAAATCGATTAGGGAGATACAACCATTGCTTAAAAAATATCAAGAGATTGCTCAAGAACCTGCTTACCAAAACCTACCAGGCCTGGTAGATATTCGTTGGATGCTTGAAGAGTTGCGTATTTCTTTGTTTTCTCAACCGATGAAAACCATAAAACCTGTTTCAATTCAACGTATTGAAAAGCAAATTAAAGCGTTATGATTTAGCGAAGCTTTGTTTTTACAGAACGACCAGGCCTGGTCGTTTTTAAAAATGAATATGTTTTCAATATCGATTTGTATCTCTTATAAAGGTTTTTACGCATTTACTTGTTTCAGCGTTAAAACCGTTTTAAACTGATAAAGAATAACGAGTTTTATGCATAAAACACCTTTGTATGAGAGAGGTAGTTACAAAACATTTGTTAAACCCACAAAATGGGTTTAAGCCTGTAGGTTGGTCATCCCTCGCCAGCAAAGACTAAAAACTATATAAGGATACGCATTATGAAAAAACGTTTTAACTTTAAGAGTACAGCTGTTTTATCAACCGCTCTATTGAGTACGACTCTATTTTTGGTAGGCTGTTCAGGTGATAGTGATGAAGCTAAAACCGCTCAAGCGCCTGTAGCCGAACAAAATACCATGGCCGTAAAACAATCAGAACCTGTTGCAGCCCCTAAAGAAGCTTTACAGCCTGCGCCAGCTCCAGTTGAAGAAGCGGTGGCAGAGGTAGAAGAAAAAATTGAAGAGATTAAGGAAGAGGCTGCCGCAGTGGTTGCAGCGGCTCCTTCTGGTGAAAAAGCTTATGCGACATGCATAGGTTGTCATGGTGCTCAAGCAGAGGGTGGTGTTGGACCACGTTTAAGTAATCAATCACCAGAAGATATTGTGGCTAAGCTTGAAAAATACAAAGCGGGTGAGCAAATGGGGCCAATGACAGCCATGATGGCGCCAATGGCGACACCATTAAGTACAGAAGATATGCAAGCGATTGCGGATTATGTTACTAACCTGTAATTGGGTATAGTGTATAGCGTTACACTGACTATTCAGTGTGACGATCATTATTTGTAAAGAAAGGCACTTATATGCAAAGCATATAGGTGTTTTTTGCTATTTAAAAGTAAGTTTTACAAAAGCATTTCAATAACATTTCTATAACCTTACCAGGCCTGGTAACTCTAAAGTCTTTACTCATCTTTACTTCAAAACCTGCTTTAATGCCAAATACCTAGCCTTTGTGGTTTAATACTCTCTTAATTGATATGAGAGATTCTGTTTTGAACGCACCATTAGAAAAACGCCTAAATAAATTTATAAGTGACTCTGGATTTTGTTCCCGCAGAGAGGCGGATCGATTTATTGAGCAGAACCGAGTTACCATTAATGGAAAACAACCTGAGCTTGGCAGTAAAGTGCAACCTGGTGATGTGGTGAAGGTTGATGGTCAGCGAATTCAGGCCAGTGCAGAAAATAAATCAGACCGTATTTATATCGCTTATAACAAACCCATAGGCATTATTTGTATTACGGATACCAGTATTGAAGACAATATTATTGATGCGATTGGTTTTCCGCAAAGAATTTTCCCGATTGGGCGTTTAGACAAACCCTCAGAAGGGCTGATTTTTTTAACCAATGATGGCGATATTGTTAATAAAATTTTACGTGCAGAAAATGCCCACGATAAAGAATATATCGTGACCGTAGATAAACCCATTACCGATCAGTTTGTTGACCACATGTCACGAGGTGTGCCGATTTTAGGCACTGTGACCAAACCCTGCAAAGTCACGGTACAGAGTCGCTATGTCTTTAAAATGATTCTTACTCAAGGCCTAAACCGACAAATTCGCCGTATGTGTGAACACCTAGGTTACGAGGTCACGCACTTACAGCGTTCACGTATTATGAATGTAGAACTAGGTAACTTAAAACCTGGGCAGTGGCGTTATTTAAGCGAACAAGAGATGAGCGAAATGAATGAGGCGCTAAAAGACTCTAAAAAAACCGCAAGTGGCGTGCGTTCTGGGCCAAAAGCACAAAACTTTACCCGCCAAGAATATCGTCAAATTCTAAGAGAACGAGAAGAGGGCAAAAAATTAGCCGATATTGCCAAATCTTCAAAAAATTTAGAAAACCCTAAAAAACAGGGCGCCAATAAAGCAAGCCGATCATCAGACAAAAAATCAGCAAAAGTACAAAAAGTACCGCGTGCAAATACCCTGCGACTAAAACCTAAAAATAAACAAAGTTAGTTAAATTAACTAAAAGACCTTTGCGCAAGTTATGTGTAAAGGCTTAATAAAACCTAACTCGGTTATTATCGATACTTTACCAAAGCGATTAAATAAATATAAAACAAGAATTAGATCTTAGAATTCTTCGTGCTTTAGTGCCTTCGTGGTTAAAACTTCTGTTCTATTAATCAACAAGCTGGCGTTTGGTTATCCAAACCAAATGATAGCCATGCACGGTTTTAATAGGGCCAATCACACGGTTAAGTGGGGCGTCGCTAAAAATCGTTTCAGCCATTTCAACCACAATCACCTCGGGTTTTACCAAACCAATATCTCCACCAATTTTGGCCGAAGGGCATTTTGAATGTTCTTTGGCTAAAGCACTAAATGTTTCTAAGCTCTCTATTTTCGGAATAAGCTCCAAACAAGCCTGTTCACTGTCTAATAAAATATGATGCGCTTTGGCACGAGAGTCGGGGTGAATCACAACAAATTTCCTTTGATGAGCGTTATTTTAAGGTTTGCTATGTTACATTAAAGCGAGTCTAAGTGTTTAGCAGCATCGATTTTAAAAGATTCTTAATATCTGTATAAATAATACTATTTCTTTAAGCTTTAGGAATAAGGGGTAATTTCAAAAGAGTTGGGTATACTACAGATACGAATAATTAGGTATCGCCAACTGGCTTTCATCAGTATGACAAAAAATCTATTCTCTTTTCTTTTTATATTTATCTTATTGATTGTGTTTTCAAGTTTGACTTCTAAAGCGTATGCGGTTGATGGCAGGCAGGTAATCTACCTTAATGAGGCTGAAAAGGCGGTACTGCTTATAGAGATGCGTAATTTTTTGCGTGGTAGTCAAGAAGTTTTAGAAAACTCCTTACAAGAAGACATGGAACTGGTTCACCGCACAGCGAAACCGCTTGGGGTTAAAATGTTGAAAAATTTGCCCAAAGAGATGACGGCAAAAATGCCTAAGACGTTTTATGCCATGCTTAAGTCTTTACATTATGGGTTTGCTGAAATTGCTGATGTAGCAAAAAAACCAGATACTCAACCTAAGGTGATTATGCAAAAGCTGGCAAATATGCAAAAGCTTTGTGTCGCTTGTCATGCCAACTTTCAACTAAAAATTAAAGAGTAGGGTTTTGATTTATTATGATTTGATTAATCTTGTTCGTAATCAAAGTTATCTTCATACTCGCCTTCAAACTCATCTTCAAGCTCTTGTGCTTTAAGTTCAGCAGGTTTTTTGGTTCGGTTAGCAGGTTGCGCGACAACTTCTAGGTAAAAAGTTTCTAAGTTTTCCGCTAAGGCTTTATCAATAGATTGGCTTATTTCTGCCTCATGGATTTCTACACTGCTCTCTGAATCCGCACCATATTTACATTTAAACGCCCAGAACTCAGTCCCTTTAGGTAAGGCTTTTTTACGTTCACGTTTTATGTATTTCTTTACTTCGCTTTTAATCGCATCTGCTAGGCGCGCAGGTTGGATTTTTTCGTGAGTCAATTTAAAGGTCTTTTTCATGCTGTTCTCAATTCAGAATAGGGGGTAAATAATGTGTGGATTATAGTGCATTTTATCTTTTGAGCTCTGTTTATTCATAAGTTACCAGGCCTGGTAACTTAGTTTTTTTTGTATTTTCCCCAATTCTGTTTTGACTGTATGTATAGCTGTTCAACCTTTTCTCTTGCCCAGGGTGTTTTTCTAAGAAAAGTGAGGCTTGATTTTAGGCTGGGGTTACTTTTAAAACAGTTGACAGGAATTCTCTCTGCAAGACCTTGCCAGCCATAATTTTCTTCAAGCTCTATCACAATACTTTTCAATGTTACGCCGTGTAATGGGTCTTTGGGGTGTTGGCATTTTTCAGTGTTATTTGGTGTGGTATTTTTATCAGAATCAGTCATCTCTTTGCTTCTTGTTAACTTCTTGTTAGCTTCTTGCTTTGGTGTTTTTATGGTTATTTATTTTTGGCTTCAATCCATTGTGCCATATATTTTGTGCTTTTATGCTGGTGATGGTTCAGCATGGCACCAATAAAGTTTTGGTTTCTATGATTGGTTAGATTGAGCGCGGTTTGATCAATATGTTTAATAAAGTCTACTTTTGAACTATTTTTATTTAACTCTGTATTTACATAGAGTTGAGATGCATTTTTAAAGCCTATTACTTGTTTGTTCAACCAGGCCTGGTTATCTTGGTAAAGGGTGACTGATGCGTTAACAAAGTCGTCTGTGTTATTAGCTATTATGCCAGGCCAGTTGTTTGAAGTGTTATCTGACGCAGAGTTGTGCTGAGTCATTGATTCGCAGCCTATTAAGGTTGTTACACTGGGTGTGCCATTTAACATCGCTTCAGCCAGCTTACCTTTGACGCCTGCGCCAAAACGTAAAGGGGCTAAAAGCACTCTGGCATTTTGAATGACTTCAAACGCATCTTCTGCCCAACCTTTAATTAAAAAACCTTGTTTTGGGTTGTGTAAAGCAGTCGCTTTAGGCGGTGGGTAAGCGCCATAAATATGCAGTTCGGCTTTGGGTAATTGTTGACGGATTTTAGGCCAAATAGACTCTTTTAACCAAAGTACGGCATCCCAGTTGGGTTCATGTCTAAAATTGCCAATGGTTACAAAATGCTGGCGCTCTTCAAAAGAGGGAAGTGATTGAGTGTTAATTGGCTCATACATAAACGGTAAATAGTAGAGTTGCTGTTTAGGCACTTTAAATTGCGCTTGTAATAATTGCATTTCAAATTCTGAAATCATTAAAGTTAAATCGCAACGGAAAATAGCGGCGATTTCACGTTTTGCAATGTCTGTATTGGCCATTTTTTCAAATAACCAGGCCTGGTTAGTTAAATCAAGCGGGGCTAAATCTATCTCAGTTGGCGAAGTTTTTAGGTAATCTTTAATAATTTGTTGGCGACATGCTCTTAATGAGTGCAGGTCTTCAGTGTTTAAAATTCTTAATGCCTTGGGGGCGAATTGTTCAACACGCCAACCAAACTGTTCTTCCATCATAAAACGGTCAAAAATTACCAGGCTTGGTTGTAATGCTTCAATAAAACCATCAAAACTGGAATCATTTAATGCTATGTTTTGTTCTTTAATACCATATTGTAAGAGGTCTTCTTTGTGTTCGCCAAGTCTAGCTGGGCTGGCAAAAGTAATTGTCCAACCTGCGTTTTGAAACAATTTAATGAGTTGCATCATTCTTGTTCCTGCTGCAGAGGAGTTAGGCTCGGGCCAGACGTAGCCTATAATCAATAGGTCATTAGAATTAGAAAGAGTTGATGTTTTGTTCAAAATAGAGTGTGCTCAGTTTTTAAAAAATAGAGTATTTCTTATTCAGGCTTATAAGCTTGAATTTAAAGAATTTAGCCCTATATTGTAATCGTGTTGCTGTGTTGTTATTAAGTTATAAAGTATAGAATGATTACACTTTAACAAATCACTCACCTCTACATTGCGTTTTAAATACCGTGTATTGGCTAAACATTTAAGGATTAAGAATGCTAAAAAGAGTCGTATCCCCTTTATTGATTACACTTTCGGTTGCATTATCAACCCAGGCGAATGCTGGACTTTGGGATGATACTAAAGAGTTGGCTTCAAGCGCTTGGGAAAGTACCAAAGAAACCTCTAATGAACTAAAAGATAGTGCGGTTAAAAAGTGGGATGAAGTCACTTCTGAGAGTAGTTCAAATAATGCCAATGATGATGAATCTGGTTCTTTGTCGGATATTAAAAAACTCGCTGATAAGGAAACTTATGTAAAAGCTTGGGAAGGGATTAAAGAGAGCGCTAAAAACCCCGATGAGCCCAATGTTGATGAATATGGCGTACCTAAACAAGAGTAATTTGCAGTCAGTGGTTGATAAAGGCGTGCAGTAAATGAGAAATTGGAGAATAAGATGTCAATAGGTAAAGTACTCGGTTTAAGTTCCTTGTTGGTGGCGAGTTTGCTTAGTGTTTCAAGCTTAACGGGGTGTGAAAAAGTGGCCAATAGTGCTAAAAATTTGCAATCTGATTGGGTTGGGTTAAAACGTAATGTAGAAATTTATAGTTGTATGACGGGCAAGTTAATTAAGGTCTATCGAGGTGATGTCAGGATGAATCCAGAAGATGTACAAGGAACCTCATTACTAATTGATGGAAAAAAAGTACACACCAACCTTTGTTATATTATTTCTGAAATTGGCACAAAAGAAGAGCCAGTTGTGCAAAATAACTTTATTAATGAAAAATAAATAGTAAATACTCACTTGAACTATATTGAGTGGTTTTCAAGGGGATGATGGCTAATTTGATAGGCCTTTTAAAAAGATTTCTGCTATGATGTTTCGCATTAATATTGGCACAATTCAGTTGAGAGTGCGGAGCTTTAAAACCCACTCCATTTATCAAAATCTAAATGACGTTTGACTGAAGTCGAACGCCTTTAGAATGATTATTAAATAGTAACGGTGATGTGAATGCGGAATCAAATTCCAGCAATACAAAAAATATTTAACAAGTCTCATATTCAGATGACTAAATCTAAATCGCTGGTTGTTATGGCTTTAAGTGTATCGGCTTTAAATCTAACAGGCTGTTCAACTATTGCGGATGGCATGGATGCGGTTGGCTCAGGCGTTGTTTACGTAGCTGAAGGTTTTGACAAGGTTGCCAGTGAGGTCGCGATAGAAAAAAAAGCAGATGATCAATTTGTGTTAACTGAAAACTTTTATGAACCTGTTAGGTCCTTAGATAGTTGGTCTATGAGAATAGAAGCGCGTGACGTTTGTCCTCAAGGTTATATTTATCTAAATCGTTTTGCACAAAAAACGTCTGGCTTTGCCTATTCTGATGCGCAATGCGAAGCTGATATGCCTTGTGAATATAAGCTGGAGTGGCTAATAAAATGTCAAGATGTGCCAAAAGAGCCATTTAGCTTATTTGGTAAAACCTAAATCTCATTATTTTTGATTAAGAAGCCACACATTGTATGTGGCTTTTTTATAGGCTATTTAAGTGTTCTCTATCGTAGTTTAAACTTTGAATCGTTGATTTAATTTCATGCGAAAGTGCAAAATATATTTGTAAAAAATAGATAAAGAGAGTGTGTTATTAATATTTTAACTCGGCATTACCTTTGGTTGGCAGCTCTATCCATACTGGCCGTTTGGCAGGCTTTAAGTATTCAAACCTGGCCAAAATCTTGGTTAACTCTCGTGCAATATGCCCCTTATGCAATTGTGTTTATAGGCGCTTTTGTTAGCTTGTGGTTAAATCGTATTCAGCCATTTTTGGTTTTAGTGACGGTGTTATTGGTTAATCTATTATTTGTTTACTTTGCACCCGCTGCACAAATCTCTATTGCACAATCTATACTCTTTCCTGTTTTGAGTTTAATGCTACCTATTAACCTATTTTTATGGAGTTTACTGCCTGAAAAAGGGGTGCAAAATCAAACTTATAACAGCATGATTTTGGCCCTGTTTTTTATTCAAGCCATGTTGGTTTATTGGTTGATGACAGAGTTACCTTTGCAATGGATTGAGGTAATTTCGCTGCCTGTGTTAGCTGATTCCAAGGTTTACCATCTCACTTTTGCAAGTTCTTTTAGCTTTTTGATTGCTGGGTTTGTGTTGTCTTTGAAGTTGAGTAAACAATCGCAGTTACGAGTCTTTAATCATGCCATTGTTTTTATCTTATTGCTAATGGCTTTTGCTTTGAACCAATATATGCAACCAGGGGTTTTGGCTTGGGTCTCCTCAGTGGTTGGTCTAATGGTCATTCTATCGTTGGTTTTTGATGCGCACCATATCGCCTATACCGATGAGTTAACGGGGTTGAAAGGTCGAAGAGCCTTAAATGAGTCATTTATGGGCTTAGGCAAGCGTTATGCTGTCGCCATGATTGATATTGACCATTTCAAACAATTTAATGATACCTATGGACATGACGTTGGCGATAAGGTGTTAAAGAGTGTAGCGGCTATTTTGAATAGTGTTTCAGGCGGTAAAGCGTACCGTTTTGGTGGTGAGGAGTTTACCTTGATATTTCCTGGAAAATCCGCCGAATCGGTTGTGCAAGAGCTAGAGCGTTTGCGAGTTGAGATCTCTCAAGAGGTGATTTATGTTGAGATGGCTGAGGCTAATCAAAATACAAAATCTAAAGCGAATAAAACGTTTAAAGAGGTGAATGTCACAATCAGTATTGGTGTGGCTGAACCTGATGCACAGTATTCAACGCCTGAGCAAGTGATTAAGTTTGCCGATGAAGGGTTGTATAAAGCGAAAAAAGCAGGGCGTAACAAATTAATTGTATCAAATCTTAAAGTCGCCTCAGTTAACAAAACAAAGGTTAACAAAACAAGTGTTAGCAAAGCAAAAGCTAGAAAGCCCGCTGCGGTCAACAAAAGTTAAATCAACTCGTCGCTAGTGTCATTTTTTTTAAATAAGATTGGGTAAGCGTATTTTATGGTTGATAAAAAAACAATTAATCACAAAAGTATGAAGAGTTAAAAAATCTAATATCCACTTTGTGTGAACGAATGACTGTTTTAAATGTAATTGGTTATTTATTCTAAAGCTCTATAAATAAAGTGCTGATGACGCGAGTTAAAATGTTGGACTGGGTTTATCGAATCGTTTTTGTTCATTTTTAATTCTTCGTGCCTCAGCGTCTTCGTGGTTGATTTTTATAATACCGAAGAATCAATTACAGAATATGGATACCCATAAAATTAAAGGGAGTGCTATGTCTAGCAAATCAAATACGGCTTTGCCTACAGTAGCTGAAAACAGTGAAATTGCCATTACATTTAAGCTTGAATTAGCTGACGGTACTTTAGTAGAAGCCTCACCCGAAAATGAACCGTTTCGATTTACGATTGGGGATGGCACTTTTATTAATACGCTTGAAAACCTATTGGTTGGTTTGGAGTTAGGTACACAGGCTAGACTGAGTTTGTCTCCCGAACGCGCGTTTGGAATGGCTGATTCCGAGAATTTTCAAACGATGCAACGTGCCGATTTTCCCGCAGACATGCCATTAGAAATAGGGCATGTTATTGGTTTTAATACACCAACGGGTGAAGAAATTCCAGGTACGATTCATGATGTGACGGAAAATGAAGTGGTGGTGGATTTTAACCACCCTCTAGCGGGTGCAGACGTTGTATTTACCGCTAAGATTGAAGAGATATTTAGTTAAAGGGATATTTAGTTAAAGGGATATTTAGTTAATAAAAGGCCGAGCGGTTTTATTACTTTTGGTTCTGCTGTTCGTGATATTGCTTCATATGTCCTTCACTGCAAAAAGTGTCTTTACCATCAAAATAGGCTTCTGCTTGGGGTAAATGCACACCGCATAACGCACAACGTACCATCTCTTCGGGTGGTTTTTCAGTAGCGTTGTTTTGTTGTTCTTGTTTTAATCTTTCTTGGCGTTGCTTTTCGCGAATTTCAATAATTCGATTCAAAGTAAAACGCGCAATAAAATAAACTAAAACAATAAATAATAAAAAGACAATGGCTCTCACAAACAACCCTTTAAGTTAATAAAAAACAGACAAGTGTGATGATTATAAAACGATTTGTTCGTTAACCGTAAAATATTCGGTTTTTAACCGCTTAAAGTCCATGAATCGCGCGAATAGTTAATGCATTCAATGCCTAAAAATCATACAATAAAAGCAATTTTATTCTTTAAATAAAGAACCCCATTTTTACCCATTTTAAATTTATTCT
Protein-coding regions in this window:
- a CDS encoding VF530 family DNA-binding protein translates to MTDSDKNTTPNNTEKCQHPKDPLHGVTLKSIVIELEENYGWQGLAERIPVNCFKSNPSLKSSLTFLRKTPWAREKVEQLYIQSKQNWGKYKKN
- the rluF gene encoding 23S rRNA pseudouridine(2604) synthase RluF, whose translation is MNAPLEKRLNKFISDSGFCSRREADRFIEQNRVTINGKQPELGSKVQPGDVVKVDGQRIQASAENKSDRIYIAYNKPIGIICITDTSIEDNIIDAIGFPQRIFPIGRLDKPSEGLIFLTNDGDIVNKILRAENAHDKEYIVTVDKPITDQFVDHMSRGVPILGTVTKPCKVTVQSRYVFKMILTQGLNRQIRRMCEHLGYEVTHLQRSRIMNVELGNLKPGQWRYLSEQEMSEMNEALKDSKKTASGVRSGPKAQNFTRQEYRQILREREEGKKLADIAKSSKNLENPKKQGANKASRSSDKKSAKVQKVPRANTLRLKPKNKQS
- a CDS encoding DUF3418 domain-containing protein — encoded protein: RRHCNYGPINPIDAHKLFLRHALVEGELFTNAKFFVHNQALIQKVEKLEHKLRRPDFLVDEEVLYQFYDERIPKHIYSKPAFEKWVKKTEKESPKKLEALFLTEQDLMKQSASDSLLLDFPDQVHLSNQMSLEVDYHFEPGKKRDGLIYHLPLSGLNSVQSEDFEWLTPGLLKEKTAFYIKSLPKSLRKQFIPAPQYADLVLTEMSPDKILSGSKKEPYLNQLVWALNRRANVKVSLNDLSDVVLPEHLKPYFVLEDDKGRKLAENSRLLALKEEYQHLVDAKIQKHQAQKQAEDIVITEWVFGDLADSQTIKSQGKEMLAYPALQLQNSQIVLGLMGEQQAAMEQHGQAVIVLIERLLSDKSKYLQKKLPMQKACLCYAPYGTCQDLTQQVIDRALHELVPYPEKLRTQNEFEKVLNKVQSNWIDVAQRIAKQVNTIFTLHQQVAKQVRGRVNPRWLASVSDIQHQLDELISKDFVRNTPDFWFKQIERYLKALQMRLEKLDLDPNKDQKSIREIQPLLKKYQEIAQEPAYQNLPGLVDIRWMLEELRISLFSQPMKTIKPVSIQRIEKQIKAL
- a CDS encoding c-type cytochrome, encoding MKKRFNFKSTAVLSTALLSTTLFLVGCSGDSDEAKTAQAPVAEQNTMAVKQSEPVAAPKEALQPAPAPVEEAVAEVEEKIEEIKEEAAAVVAAAPSGEKAYATCIGCHGAQAEGGVGPRLSNQSPEDIVAKLEKYKAGEQMGPMTAMMAPMATPLSTEDMQAIADYVTNL
- a CDS encoding PP0621 family protein — encoded protein: MRAIVFLLFIVLVYFIARFTLNRIIEIREKQRQERLKQEQQNNATEKPPEEMVRCALCGVHLPQAEAYFDGKDTFCSEGHMKQYHEQQNQK
- a CDS encoding peptidylprolyl isomerase — protein: MSSKSNTALPTVAENSEIAITFKLELADGTLVEASPENEPFRFTIGDGTFINTLENLLVGLELGTQARLSLSPERAFGMADSENFQTMQRADFPADMPLEIGHVIGFNTPTGEEIPGTIHDVTENEVVVDFNHPLAGADVVFTAKIEEIFS
- a CDS encoding GGDEF domain-containing protein, with amino-acid sequence MAALSILAVWQALSIQTWPKSWLTLVQYAPYAIVFIGAFVSLWLNRIQPFLVLVTVLLVNLLFVYFAPAAQISIAQSILFPVLSLMLPINLFLWSLLPEKGVQNQTYNSMILALFFIQAMLVYWLMTELPLQWIEVISLPVLADSKVYHLTFASSFSFLIAGFVLSLKLSKQSQLRVFNHAIVFILLLMAFALNQYMQPGVLAWVSSVVGLMVILSLVFDAHHIAYTDELTGLKGRRALNESFMGLGKRYAVAMIDIDHFKQFNDTYGHDVGDKVLKSVAAILNSVSGGKAYRFGGEEFTLIFPGKSAESVVQELERLRVEISQEVIYVEMAEANQNTKSKANKTFKEVNVTISIGVAEPDAQYSTPEQVIKFADEGLYKAKKAGRNKLIVSNLKVASVNKTKVNKTSVSKAKARKPAAVNKS
- a CDS encoding glycosyltransferase, yielding MMQLIKLFQNAGWTITFASPARLGEHKEDLLQYGIKEQNIALNDSSFDGFIEALQPSLVIFDRFMMEEQFGWRVEQFAPKALRILNTEDLHSLRACRQQIIKDYLKTSPTEIDLAPLDLTNQAWLFEKMANTDIAKREIAAIFRCDLTLMISEFEMQLLQAQFKVPKQQLYYLPFMYEPINTQSLPSFEERQHFVTIGNFRHEPNWDAVLWLKESIWPKIRQQLPKAELHIYGAYPPPKATALHNPKQGFLIKGWAEDAFEVIQNARVLLAPLRFGAGVKGKLAEAMLNGTPSVTTLIGCESMTQHNSASDNTSNNWPGIIANNTDDFVNASVTLYQDNQAWLNKQVIGFKNASQLYVNTELNKNSSKVDFIKHIDQTALNLTNHRNQNFIGAMLNHHQHKSTKYMAQWIEAKNK
- a CDS encoding peptidylprolyl isomerase, which translates into the protein MIHPDSRAKAHHILLDSEQACLELIPKIESLETFSALAKEHSKCPSAKIGGDIGLVKPEVIVVEMAETIFSDAPLNRVIGPIKTVHGYHLVWITKRQLVD
- a CDS encoding DUF6172 family protein, with the translated sequence MKKTFKLTHEKIQPARLADAIKSEVKKYIKRERKKALPKGTEFWAFKCKYGADSESSVEIHEAEISQSIDKALAENLETFYLEVVAQPANRTKKPAELKAQELEDEFEGEYEDNFDYEQD